A window of Pseudocalidococcus azoricus BACA0444 contains these coding sequences:
- a CDS encoding Uma2 family endonuclease, translated as MATLTADDLERQMPDARQLLSDEPEMESSLHYMQLLLLVSCLEWAWRDRDDFFIGANLTIYFSRQQLKQRDFRGPDFFLVKNTTREPRNSWVVWEEDGRYPDLIIELLSDSTAQVDRVTKRELYAERFHTPEYFYFSPETLEFAGFRLNFNQYEPIAPNERGWLWSEALGLFLGIDNGKLRYFSWDGTLIPTPNEAAMQGIWKAEQEAQRAEQETQRAEQEAQRAEQEKARADRLAAKLRMLGINPDDP; from the coding sequence ATGGCCACTCTTACAGCCGATGATCTAGAACGGCAGATGCCCGATGCCCGTCAACTGCTGAGCGATGAACCAGAGATGGAAAGCTCCCTGCACTATATGCAATTGCTGTTACTGGTGTCCTGTCTAGAGTGGGCCTGGCGAGACCGAGATGACTTTTTCATTGGGGCCAACCTGACCATTTACTTCAGTCGCCAACAACTCAAGCAGCGGGATTTTCGTGGCCCTGATTTTTTCTTAGTCAAAAATACGACTCGGGAGCCTCGTAATTCCTGGGTAGTTTGGGAAGAAGATGGCCGTTACCCTGACTTAATTATTGAATTGCTCTCTGACTCAACGGCCCAAGTGGATCGGGTGACAAAGCGGGAGCTTTACGCAGAACGGTTTCACACCCCTGAGTATTTTTACTTTTCACCAGAAACCTTAGAATTTGCAGGCTTTAGGCTCAATTTCAATCAGTATGAACCCATAGCTCCCAATGAGCGTGGCTGGCTGTGGAGTGAAGCTTTGGGCTTGTTCCTCGGTATCGACAATGGTAAGCTACGTTACTTTTCCTGGGATGGAACTTTGATTCCGACTCCAAATGAAGCGGCGATGCAGGGAATATGGAAAGCTGAGCAGGAAGCACAACGAGCAGAACAGGAAACACAACGAGCTGAGCAAGAAGCCCAACGAGCCGAGCAGGAAAAAGCCCGAGCTGACCGCCTAGCAGCAAAGCTTAGAATGTTAGGCATTAATCCCGATGACCCCTGA
- a CDS encoding pre-16S rRNA-processing nuclease YqgF has translation MSESYYLGFDPGRDKCGLAIVTEFQQVITHRVVLADQALNVINQVLATYAIQAIIIGDQTTSKIWQKKLKEGISQEIVIKTVNERNSTLEARDRYWQMFPPHGLTKLLPPGLRHPPRPIDDIVAILLVERYLKAVR, from the coding sequence GTGAGTGAGAGCTATTATTTAGGCTTTGACCCAGGCCGGGATAAATGTGGTTTAGCGATTGTTACTGAGTTTCAACAGGTCATTACCCATCGAGTGGTTTTAGCTGACCAGGCTCTGAATGTCATCAATCAAGTCCTCGCAACCTATGCAATTCAGGCAATTATTATTGGTGATCAAACTACTTCAAAGATTTGGCAAAAAAAACTAAAAGAAGGAATTAGCCAAGAGATTGTTATAAAAACGGTTAATGAACGCAACAGCACCCTAGAAGCTCGTGATCGCTATTGGCAAATGTTTCCTCCGCACGGTTTAACAAAATTACTACCCCCAGGCCTGCGCCACCCCCCTCGGCCGATTGATGATATTGTGGCGATTTTACTAGTTGAACGGTACTTAAAAGCTGTTCGCTGA
- the ilvC gene encoding ketol-acid reductoisomerase, with protein MARMYYDTDADLGLLSGKTVAIIGYGSQGHAHALNLRDSGVKVIVGLYPGSKSAAVAQAEGLAVHSVAEATKAADWIMILLPDEVQKAVYTQEIAPHLAPGKVLSFAHGFNIHFGQIVPPPDVDVVMIAPKGPGHLVRRTYTQGQGVPALFAIYQDATGEARQRAMAYAKGIGGTRGGILETTFREETETDLFGEQVVLCGGLSALIKAGFETLVAAGYQPELAYFECLHEVKLIVDLIVEGGLAKMRDSISNTAEYGDLTRGPRIVTDETRAEMKQILKEIQEGQFAREFVLENQAGKPGFTAMRRREAEHPIEEVGKDLRAMFSWLNK; from the coding sequence ATGGCACGGATGTATTACGACACAGATGCAGATTTAGGGTTACTTTCTGGCAAAACGGTGGCCATTATTGGCTATGGTTCCCAAGGTCACGCCCATGCCCTGAACCTACGGGATAGTGGTGTGAAGGTGATTGTCGGTTTGTACCCCGGCAGTAAGTCTGCGGCTGTGGCCCAGGCCGAGGGGTTGGCTGTCCATTCTGTGGCCGAGGCGACCAAGGCGGCGGATTGGATCATGATTTTGCTGCCGGATGAAGTTCAAAAAGCCGTTTATACCCAGGAAATTGCCCCTCACTTGGCTCCGGGTAAAGTTTTATCCTTTGCTCATGGGTTTAATATTCACTTTGGTCAGATTGTCCCCCCGCCAGATGTGGATGTGGTGATGATTGCGCCGAAGGGGCCGGGTCATTTGGTGCGGCGGACTTATACCCAAGGCCAAGGGGTTCCGGCATTGTTTGCGATTTATCAAGATGCCACTGGGGAAGCACGTCAACGGGCCATGGCCTACGCGAAAGGGATTGGCGGTACGCGGGGCGGGATTTTAGAAACTACGTTCCGGGAAGAAACGGAAACCGATTTGTTTGGGGAGCAAGTGGTTTTGTGTGGTGGGTTATCGGCGTTGATTAAAGCCGGATTTGAAACCTTAGTCGCCGCTGGTTACCAACCGGAATTGGCCTATTTTGAATGTCTCCATGAAGTCAAGTTGATTGTGGATTTGATTGTTGAGGGGGGCCTAGCCAAAATGCGGGACAGTATTTCCAACACCGCCGAGTATGGCGATTTAACTCGTGGCCCGCGCATTGTCACCGATGAAACTCGGGCGGAGATGAAGCAAATCCTCAAGGAAATTCAAGAGGGTCAATTTGCGCGGGAGTTTGTCTTGGAAAATCAGGCTGGCAAACCCGGATTTACCGCAATGCGGCGGCGGGAAGCAGAACACCCCATTGAGGAAGTGGGTAAAGACCTGCGGGCCATGTTTAGCTGGTTGAATAAATAA
- a CDS encoding RNA recognition motif domain-containing protein, translated as MSIYVGNLSYTATQEDLEAVFAEYGSVKQVYLPVDRDTGRKRGFGFVEMSTDAEEDAAIAELDGAEWMGRQLKVNKARPREAAGGGGRFAR; from the coding sequence ATGTCAATTTATGTCGGCAATCTTTCTTACACTGCCACTCAGGAAGATCTAGAGGCCGTATTTGCCGAGTACGGTTCAGTTAAGCAAGTTTATTTACCCGTGGATCGTGATACTGGACGCAAACGCGGGTTTGGCTTTGTCGAAATGTCCACCGATGCCGAAGAAGATGCGGCCATTGCAGAATTAGACGGGGCTGAGTGGATGGGGCGGCAACTCAAGGTTAACAAGGCCCGCCCGCGGGAAGCTGCTGGGGGTGGTGGTCGGTTTGCCCGCTAG
- the lipA gene encoding lipoyl synthase: protein MSESVSPPQRLPSWLKSPIGRARDLAPVQRLIKQAGIHTICEEGRCPNRGECYRQGTATFLLMGPICTRACGFCQVDKGHAPRPVDEAEPLKIAQAVQALGLQYVVLTSVARDDLADQGVGHFIATMTAIRHLNPNTAIEVLTPDFRGHQELIGQIVQAQPVCYNHNLETVRRLQGPVRRGAKYERSLEVLATVKRLNPDIPTKSGLMLGLGETTAEVIATLQDLRAVDCNRLTLGQYLAPSLVHLPVVKYWHPDEFQALGQTAKEMGFAQVRSGPLVRSSYHASHGEDP from the coding sequence ATGTCTGAATCTGTCTCCCCCCCTCAGCGTCTCCCCAGTTGGTTAAAATCTCCCATTGGTCGGGCCCGTGATCTAGCGCCGGTTCAACGTCTGATTAAGCAAGCGGGGATCCATACCATTTGCGAGGAAGGCCGCTGCCCCAATCGGGGAGAATGTTATCGCCAAGGAACGGCCACATTTTTGCTCATGGGGCCAATTTGCACCCGGGCCTGTGGGTTTTGCCAAGTGGATAAAGGTCATGCCCCCCGGCCTGTGGATGAAGCAGAACCCCTCAAGATTGCCCAGGCCGTCCAGGCCCTTGGTTTACAGTATGTCGTTCTCACCTCAGTGGCTCGGGATGATTTAGCGGATCAAGGGGTAGGCCACTTTATCGCCACAATGACCGCCATTCGCCACCTCAACCCAAACACTGCCATTGAAGTTCTCACCCCAGACTTCCGAGGGCATCAAGAGTTAATTGGTCAAATTGTCCAGGCCCAGCCCGTTTGCTATAACCATAATCTTGAAACCGTTCGTCGTCTCCAGGGGCCAGTCCGGCGCGGGGCAAAATATGAACGTTCTTTAGAGGTTCTCGCCACCGTCAAGCGTTTAAATCCCGACATTCCGACAAAATCCGGCTTAATGCTGGGCCTGGGAGAAACTACAGCCGAAGTTATTGCCACCCTCCAAGACTTGCGGGCGGTGGATTGTAATCGCCTCACCCTCGGTCAGTACCTTGCTCCTTCCTTAGTCCATTTACCTGTCGTCAAGTATTGGCATCCCGATGAATTTCAGGCCTTAGGGCAGACCGCAAAAGAGATGGGATTTGCCCAAGTCCGTTCCGGCCCCCTTGTTCGCAGTTCTTACCATGCCAGCCACGGCGAAGATCCCTAG
- a CDS encoding glycoside hydrolase family 10 protein, whose translation MTQSRWRKLAYWLSLGLGVVLAWGILSPVLAQSPIKVVDPLDHPDSIYVQPAAPASPTPRVSEPEIRGVWLTTNDTRMLRDRPSLTQAMAQLADLNFNTVYPVIWNSGYVTYPSPVAQRHNIQPFVIRGIQDNYDILAEVINQAHCQGLLAIPWFEFGFMAPETSELVLQHPNWVTQRRDGTKTWVGAAGEVVWLNPFHPEVQKFMTDLVVEAISQYDVDGIQFDDHMSLPNEFGYDPYTVALYKQETKKDPPAHPQATDWVKWRADKITAFMKQLNQAIQARKPKIIVSVSPNPYPSAYNSSLQDWVAWINQDIVDELIVQIYRPTLEAFLEQIARPELQAAKQKIPTAVGILSGLRTNLTPLSLVKAKVTAAQTDGLGVAFFYYESLWNNGPEPPEIRQAGLQSLFAWPATRSRRAQCSPETITPASSPPPAPIIAN comes from the coding sequence GTGACACAGTCCAGATGGCGGAAGTTGGCATATTGGCTCAGTTTGGGGTTGGGGGTAGTCCTGGCCTGGGGAATACTCAGTCCGGTCTTGGCTCAGTCTCCCATAAAAGTTGTGGATCCCCTCGATCATCCTGACAGCATTTACGTTCAACCCGCCGCCCCTGCTTCCCCCACCCCAAGAGTGTCGGAACCGGAAATTCGCGGGGTTTGGCTGACCACTAATGACACTAGAATGCTCCGAGATCGCCCCAGCTTAACCCAGGCCATGGCCCAACTGGCCGATCTTAACTTCAATACGGTCTATCCGGTGATTTGGAATTCGGGTTATGTCACCTATCCCAGCCCAGTCGCTCAACGCCATAACATTCAACCCTTTGTGATTCGGGGCATTCAAGATAACTATGACATCCTCGCCGAAGTCATTAACCAGGCCCACTGTCAAGGCTTACTGGCCATCCCCTGGTTTGAATTTGGCTTTATGGCCCCAGAAACCTCGGAACTTGTCCTACAGCATCCCAATTGGGTAACCCAGCGGCGCGATGGGACAAAAACCTGGGTCGGGGCAGCTGGGGAAGTGGTTTGGCTCAATCCCTTTCATCCAGAGGTGCAAAAATTTATGACGGATTTGGTGGTGGAAGCCATCAGCCAGTACGACGTGGATGGGATTCAGTTTGATGATCACATGAGCCTCCCCAATGAGTTTGGTTATGATCCCTACACCGTGGCTCTTTATAAGCAAGAAACGAAGAAAGATCCCCCCGCCCATCCCCAGGCCACGGATTGGGTCAAATGGCGCGCCGATAAGATTACGGCTTTCATGAAACAACTGAATCAAGCCATCCAAGCCCGGAAACCGAAGATCATTGTCTCTGTGTCCCCCAACCCCTATCCCTCCGCCTACAATAGCTCTCTCCAAGACTGGGTGGCCTGGATTAATCAAGACATTGTGGATGAGTTAATTGTCCAAATTTATCGGCCCACCTTGGAAGCCTTTTTAGAACAAATTGCCCGCCCGGAATTGCAAGCCGCTAAACAGAAAATTCCCACCGCCGTTGGGATTCTCTCTGGCCTGCGAACCAACTTAACCCCACTCTCTCTGGTCAAGGCTAAAGTAACAGCCGCTCAAACCGATGGTCTGGGAGTCGCGTTCTTCTATTACGAGAGTTTATGGAACAATGGCCCGGAACCCCCAGAAATTCGTCAAGCGGGCCTCCAGTCTCTCTTTGCCTGGCCAGCCACTCGCAGTCGCCGGGCTCAATGTAGTCCAGAAACTATTACCCCGGCCAGCAGTCCGCCCCCCGCCCCTATCATTGCCAACTAA
- a CDS encoding TrmH family RNA methyltransferase, whose amino-acid sequence MITSLHNPLVKQCRQLHQGKYRHHHQQLLLEGTHLIMEACAVRYPLLRVYSTPAWQGKNPVLYQHLQEIAEHLESVSEPVLAALATTQTPDGIVAIAPRRPAASLELHSLGLVLEGIQDPGNLGTLIRTAAAAEVEGIYLGPGCVDLEHPKVLRATAGQWFRLGFKQSSDLSQDLAPYQTSSNWQIIATRPSPSSCNYWDLDYCQPTIFLLGSEGQGLSPELRAQASQEVYIPQAPGVESLNVGVAAALLLYEVKRQRRHHAQGIESSD is encoded by the coding sequence ATGATCACCAGTTTGCACAATCCTCTGGTTAAACAGTGTCGGCAATTGCACCAGGGCAAATATCGCCATCACCACCAGCAGTTACTCCTAGAAGGGACTCACCTGATTATGGAGGCCTGTGCGGTTCGTTACCCCTTATTGAGGGTTTACAGTACCCCGGCCTGGCAAGGGAAAAACCCAGTGCTATATCAACATCTCCAGGAAATTGCCGAACACCTGGAATCAGTCAGTGAACCTGTTTTAGCGGCCTTGGCTACGACCCAAACCCCTGATGGAATTGTTGCCATTGCTCCCCGCCGCCCCGCCGCATCTTTAGAACTCCACAGCCTTGGCCTGGTCTTAGAGGGGATTCAAGATCCCGGTAATTTAGGGACGCTGATCCGGACGGCCGCCGCGGCTGAAGTGGAGGGAATCTATTTGGGGCCTGGCTGTGTGGATTTGGAGCATCCCAAAGTTTTACGGGCGACTGCTGGGCAATGGTTTCGACTCGGGTTCAAGCAAAGTAGTGATCTCAGCCAAGATTTAGCCCCCTATCAAACCAGTTCCAATTGGCAGATTATTGCCACCCGGCCTAGCCCCAGCAGTTGTAATTATTGGGATCTGGATTATTGTCAACCAACCATTTTTTTATTAGGGAGTGAAGGACAGGGCCTCTCCCCAGAGTTACGCGCCCAGGCCAGCCAAGAGGTTTATATTCCCCAGGCCCCTGGTGTCGAATCCCTTAATGTGGGAGTTGCCGCCGCCCTTTTACTCTATGAAGTCAAACGTCAACGCCGTCATCATGCCCAAGGGATCGAATCTTCTGATTAG
- a CDS encoding NAD(P)/FAD-dependent oxidoreductase, whose translation MAKKVVILGGGFGGLYTALRLAQLPWEEGGRPEITLVDQSDRFLFTPLLYELLTGELETWEIAPPFSEILADTPIQFCQAQVSHINLVEKLIALSSQATLAYDYLVLALGGTTPTGQVPGVTDHALMFRTLADAYTLGERLKTLENSGQDKIRIVIVGAGPSGVELACKLSERLGNRGRIRLVDRNSQILGGSPSFNQETAQRALEARQVWLDLDTTPEWLSANTIALKYKDQVDELPVDLVIWTVGTAVAGAIQALELPKNERGRLLTTPTLQVVDHPELFALGDAADVRDQAGQQVPTTAQAAFQQADYLGWNVWASLNHRPLLPFNYSHLGEMLTLGTDSAALAGLGLQLDGSLAYLVRRLAYLYRMPTLEHQLKVGAKWVLSPLMDFLTTAV comes from the coding sequence ATGGCTAAGAAAGTTGTGATTCTCGGTGGGGGGTTTGGGGGACTTTATACGGCACTGCGTTTGGCCCAACTCCCCTGGGAAGAGGGTGGCAGGCCTGAAATTACCCTCGTGGATCAATCTGATCGCTTTTTATTTACACCCCTGCTCTATGAATTGCTGACTGGGGAACTGGAAACCTGGGAAATTGCCCCCCCCTTTAGCGAAATTTTAGCGGATACCCCGATTCAGTTTTGCCAGGCCCAGGTGTCGCACATTAATCTAGTTGAAAAACTCATCGCCCTCAGTTCCCAGGCCACCCTCGCCTATGACTATTTAGTTTTGGCCTTAGGCGGCACGACTCCCACTGGCCAGGTTCCGGGAGTTACCGATCATGCCCTGATGTTTCGGACTTTGGCTGATGCTTATACCCTGGGGGAACGCTTAAAAACCCTAGAGAATTCTGGACAAGACAAGATCCGTATTGTAATTGTCGGTGCCGGTCCCAGCGGTGTGGAACTGGCCTGTAAACTCTCGGAACGGTTGGGCAATCGGGGGCGAATTCGCCTGGTGGATCGCAATAGCCAAATCCTGGGTGGCTCCCCCAGCTTTAATCAGGAAACGGCGCAACGGGCCTTGGAAGCGCGGCAAGTGTGGCTGGATTTAGATACCACCCCAGAGTGGCTGAGTGCCAATACCATTGCCCTGAAGTATAAAGACCAGGTGGATGAACTGCCGGTGGATTTGGTGATCTGGACAGTTGGGACAGCGGTGGCGGGTGCGATTCAAGCCTTGGAACTCCCCAAAAATGAGCGCGGCCGACTCCTGACTACCCCGACCCTGCAAGTTGTTGATCATCCCGAACTGTTTGCCTTGGGGGATGCGGCCGATGTCCGGGATCAAGCCGGCCAACAGGTACCAACAACGGCCCAAGCTGCGTTTCAACAGGCCGATTATCTGGGTTGGAATGTTTGGGCCAGCCTGAATCACCGCCCGCTGTTGCCCTTTAACTATTCTCATTTGGGGGAAATGTTGACCTTGGGTACCGATAGCGCGGCCTTGGCGGGCCTGGGCTTGCAGTTGGATGGCTCCTTAGCCTATTTGGTGCGGCGGTTGGCCTATCTCTATCGCATGCCGACTCTGGAACATCAATTAAAAGTGGGGGCCAAGTGGGTCCTCTCGCCGTTGATGGATTTTTTGACGACTGCGGTTTGA
- a CDS encoding MlaD family protein, with protein MRSRVMQESVVGLLFLIGLGVLGLALIWLRGNLFAGQTYEVTITLADAPGLVVGTPVRYRGVRVGSISDVQVGPMGIIAKAKLRDVIIPRDAIPEVRQSGFVGSSFLDFRQVVAVADLPENLSPVSADCDPTIIICNGQKIQGRTGKSLDDLITAANAIADSLDQSQLIENTNSAITKVATAAENVNRLSADARVQLREFSTAARSVTQAANQVTSLVEVNKGTLTTTLNTLSASGQELKLVLGNLSPFLNRLEKSTVLADLEALLKNGSQAAANLNTISGTLSNPAVMFSLAQTLDAARATFINTQKITNDLVKLSGDQELQEDLRRLIRGLSRLFSSSLELEQQLLALTQQSQLSATPPAPVSRTNQPALAPNTPSSDPETVAPNQPVNATAPPPPTPEPTPLLAPNPS; from the coding sequence ATGAGATCTCGGGTCATGCAGGAAAGTGTGGTTGGCCTGCTGTTTTTAATTGGCCTGGGGGTGCTGGGCCTAGCCTTGATCTGGCTGCGGGGAAATCTCTTTGCGGGGCAAACCTACGAAGTCACCATTACCTTGGCCGATGCCCCAGGCCTGGTGGTGGGTACACCGGTACGCTATCGGGGCGTTAGAGTCGGCAGTATTTCTGATGTCCAAGTCGGGCCAATGGGGATTATCGCCAAGGCCAAGCTGCGGGATGTGATTATTCCCCGTGATGCCATTCCCGAGGTGCGGCAGTCAGGCTTTGTCGGCAGTTCGTTTCTGGATTTTCGTCAAGTTGTGGCCGTAGCAGATCTTCCCGAAAATCTTTCCCCTGTCAGTGCCGATTGTGACCCCACAATCATTATTTGTAATGGGCAGAAAATTCAAGGGCGGACAGGTAAAAGCCTTGATGATTTAATCACCGCTGCAAATGCCATTGCCGATAGTTTGGATCAATCGCAACTAATTGAAAATACCAATTCTGCCATTACGAAAGTGGCCACCGCCGCCGAAAATGTGAATCGTCTTAGTGCCGATGCCCGAGTGCAACTGCGAGAATTTTCGACTGCGGCCCGCTCTGTTACCCAAGCAGCCAATCAGGTAACAAGCTTAGTGGAAGTCAATAAAGGGACTTTAACCACAACTCTAAATACCTTGAGTGCATCTGGACAGGAACTCAAATTAGTTTTGGGTAACCTATCCCCATTTCTGAATCGCTTAGAAAAAAGTACAGTCCTGGCGGATTTAGAAGCCTTGTTGAAAAATGGTTCCCAGGCCGCGGCCAACTTAAATACCATTTCGGGAACTCTCAGTAATCCGGCGGTGATGTTTTCCTTGGCCCAAACCCTAGATGCGGCCCGGGCCACCTTTATCAATACCCAAAAAATCACCAATGATCTGGTTAAACTCTCGGGAGACCAAGAACTGCAAGAGGATTTACGGCGACTCATTCGGGGCCTGAGTCGGTTATTTTCCTCCAGTTTAGAACTTGAACAACAACTGCTGGCCCTGACCCAACAATCCCAACTATCCGCCACTCCCCCTGCTCCAGTTTCCCGCACCAATCAACCCGCTCTTGCTCCTAATACCCCCAGTAGCGATCCAGAAACCGTTGCTCCCAATCAACCCGTGAATGCCACAGCCCCGCCCCCTCCTACCCCGGAACCGACTCCCCTTCTGGCTCCAAACCCCTCCTAA
- a CDS encoding ABC transporter ATP-binding protein, whose protein sequence is MSVPLIEFRNVSKAFGDKVVLDHVNLAIHVGDALAVIGPSGTGKSTILRLIAGLTQPDTGEIYVNGQKRDGDWDEGKGDIRMSMVFQQAALFDSLTVEENVGFHLLENTNLSCTEIKTLVSHKLALVGLENMGHLYPAELSGGMRKRVSFARAIMDNPKDKNDDPQILLYDEPTAGLDPIASTVIEDMIRNIHATTCSTYVIVTHQHSTIHRTGGRMILLYEGKIRWQGTVSDIPTCDDPYLHQFLQGAVHGPIRIIEPPLAGGQSE, encoded by the coding sequence ATGTCTGTTCCCCTGATTGAATTTCGGAATGTCAGCAAAGCCTTTGGGGATAAGGTCGTTCTTGATCATGTCAACCTTGCCATACATGTAGGCGATGCTTTAGCGGTGATTGGCCCATCGGGAACTGGGAAATCCACCATCCTGCGTTTAATCGCGGGCTTGACGCAGCCAGATACGGGGGAAATCTATGTGAATGGCCAGAAACGGGATGGGGATTGGGATGAGGGCAAGGGAGATATTCGCATGAGCATGGTCTTTCAGCAGGCCGCCCTCTTTGATTCGTTGACCGTAGAAGAAAATGTCGGCTTTCATCTGTTGGAAAATACCAATCTCTCCTGTACAGAAATCAAAACCTTAGTCAGCCACAAACTAGCCTTAGTTGGCCTGGAGAATATGGGCCATTTGTATCCGGCAGAATTGTCCGGGGGAATGCGGAAACGGGTCAGTTTTGCCCGAGCGATTATGGATAATCCCAAAGATAAAAATGATGACCCCCAAATTTTGCTCTACGATGAACCCACAGCGGGCTTGGATCCGATTGCCTCAACCGTCATTGAAGACATGATCCGCAATATCCACGCCACCACCTGCTCGACCTATGTCATTGTCACCCACCAACACAGCACAATTCACCGCACCGGAGGACGAATGATTTTGCTTTATGAGGGTAAGATACGATGGCAAGGAACTGTGAGCGACATTCCCACCTGTGATGATCCCTACCTGCATCAATTTCTCCAGGGGGCCGTCCACGGGCCAATTCGGATTATTGAACCACCCCTAGCTGGAGGCCAAAGCGAATGA
- a CDS encoding HEAT repeat domain-containing protein, with product MMDDSDLQLNGAIISEVNLADHEDWAEVTEPPRPDPDEMLALLTAEDVTQRMLAARAFCEIEDARAVPALINLLSSSCPLVRVSAAYALGRNPSPSAVEPLIQQLEQDWNGYVRKGVTWALGNCRDSRSLLPLTETLLTDISAVRLWAASSLGQMAEVSIEAATQAVPPLVKALTVDAMAVVRSNAAWALGQLCRAIPVDQTYSQAIDALISALEDEDMGVQEDARAALVKLGDARGLEAIETQELEGLI from the coding sequence ATGATGGATGACAGCGACCTCCAACTGAACGGAGCCATAATCAGCGAAGTTAACTTGGCCGATCACGAAGATTGGGCTGAGGTGACTGAACCGCCCCGGCCAGATCCCGATGAAATGCTAGCTCTGTTGACTGCCGAGGATGTTACTCAACGGATGCTGGCGGCGCGGGCTTTTTGTGAAATTGAAGATGCCAGGGCCGTACCCGCACTCATTAACCTCCTCTCCTCTTCTTGTCCCCTCGTTCGGGTCAGTGCTGCCTATGCCTTGGGCCGCAATCCCAGTCCCAGTGCGGTGGAGCCTCTGATTCAACAACTGGAGCAAGATTGGAATGGCTATGTCCGCAAAGGGGTAACTTGGGCCTTGGGGAATTGCCGCGATAGTCGCTCCCTCTTACCCTTAACAGAAACCTTACTGACGGATATTTCGGCGGTACGATTATGGGCGGCCAGTTCCTTGGGACAAATGGCAGAAGTGAGTATTGAGGCCGCAACCCAGGCTGTTCCTCCCTTAGTCAAGGCTCTGACTGTAGATGCGATGGCGGTCGTCAGAAGTAATGCGGCTTGGGCTTTGGGGCAACTCTGTCGAGCGATTCCTGTGGATCAAACCTATAGCCAGGCCATTGATGCCTTGATTAGCGCGCTGGAGGATGAGGATATGGGGGTACAGGAAGATGCCCGGGCTGCCTTGGTGAAGTTGGGAGATGCCCGGGGCCTGGAAGCCATTGAAACCCAAGAATTGGAAGGACTAATTTAA